CGACGACGAACGCACCGAGAGCGTTGGTCGAGGCGGCGGAAATGAGCGGCGCGTTCAGCCACGCGGCCGCGAACGTTCCCGCGCTCAGTGCGGTCGCCCAACGGTAGTAACTGAACCAGCGGTCGTCCTCCGACTCGATGTCGATATCGGTTTCCGACACGTCGGTGTCGGCGTCGGTGTCTTCAGTCGGTTCGAGATAGGGGTCGAACTCGTCGGCTAACTGGCCGCGTTCGACGATGCCGCGGCTTTTGTTGTACTCGATGATACCTTCTTCGTCGAGTTTCGGCAGGTGGGATTGGTACAGGGCGATGTACACGCGCTGGCGTTCGTCCGAGGCGAGCGCCTGCACGGTCGTGTCGTTCTCCCACGCGGCGACCTGT
This is a stretch of genomic DNA from Haladaptatus paucihalophilus DX253. It encodes these proteins:
- a CDS encoding DUF7344 domain-containing protein, translated to MSATTQTLSEAPSLPNEDEPVTLTKDKIFHILQTQRRRHALRYLKKHDTPVEMRDLAEQVAAWENDTTVQALASDERQRVYIALYQSHLPKLDEEGIIEYNKSRGIVERGQLADEFDPYLEPTEDTDADTDVSETDIDIESEDDRWFSYYRWATALSAGTFAAAWLNAPLISAASTNALGAFVVGLYAMISAMQFILR